A stretch of Paraburkholderia phenazinium DNA encodes these proteins:
- a CDS encoding thioredoxin family protein encodes MNRLPFVKHIVGAALLAVSATAFAGEVAFTQASFDQTVSAGLPAVVYLHASWCPTCRVQQPIVDRLSVDPKLKAVTVFIADFDSETKLKRVLKVTQQSTFVVFKNGHEVARSTGQTQEAAIRAVFEKAL; translated from the coding sequence ATGAACCGGTTGCCATTCGTTAAACATATCGTGGGCGCAGCGCTCCTGGCCGTATCAGCCACTGCATTCGCGGGCGAGGTGGCCTTTACTCAGGCAAGCTTCGATCAGACAGTCTCAGCGGGCCTGCCTGCCGTCGTGTACCTGCATGCAAGTTGGTGTCCCACGTGCCGGGTTCAACAGCCGATCGTCGACCGTCTTTCTGTCGACCCCAAGCTGAAGGCGGTGACGGTTTTCATAGCTGACTTCGATTCGGAAACTAAACTGAAAAGAGTACTGAAGGTGACTCAGCAGTCGACCTTCGTCGTCTTCAAGAACGGCCACGAAGTGGCGCGTTCGACAGGGCAAACCCAGGAGGCTGCAATCCGGGCCGTGTTTGAAAAGGCGCTGTGA
- a CDS encoding cytochrome c biogenesis CcdA family protein: MQFAVATYGLGFVAGAASVLSPCVLPLLPILATSALAKHRFGIVALAGGLAISFAGVGIFLATLGASAGLDPEVLRRGAAGVMVFFGLVMLSGTLQRAFSRLSAVIGVKGQQALDDVKGNGLLGQMMVGLLLGVVWTPCVGPTLGAATSLAAQGQDLGHIAILMALFGLGAALPLVLLGTISRVSLMKMRGTLATWGSTVRWTLGTLFVVMGMIVITGFDRQLETLLLSASPAWLTALTTSI, from the coding sequence ATGCAATTCGCCGTCGCAACGTACGGATTGGGTTTCGTCGCGGGGGCGGCATCGGTACTGTCCCCCTGTGTGCTCCCGCTACTGCCAATACTCGCGACGTCAGCGTTGGCTAAACATCGCTTCGGCATCGTCGCGTTGGCAGGGGGGCTGGCTATTTCGTTTGCGGGTGTTGGCATATTTCTCGCCACTCTAGGAGCGTCAGCTGGGCTGGACCCTGAGGTTCTTCGACGCGGCGCAGCGGGCGTGATGGTGTTTTTCGGCCTCGTCATGTTATCGGGCACCCTTCAAAGGGCTTTCTCCCGGCTGAGCGCCGTCATCGGTGTGAAGGGCCAGCAGGCGCTCGACGATGTGAAAGGAAACGGACTGCTCGGGCAGATGATGGTGGGATTGCTGCTCGGAGTCGTTTGGACCCCCTGTGTCGGGCCAACTTTGGGTGCGGCGACTTCGCTGGCGGCACAAGGTCAGGACCTCGGACACATCGCCATCCTGATGGCGCTGTTTGGCTTGGGTGCGGCATTGCCGCTGGTTTTGCTCGGAACGATCTCGAGAGTTTCGCTCATGAAGATGCGGGGCACACTCGCCACGTGGGGTAGTACGGTCCGCTGGACGCTCGGTACGCTCTTCGTGGTGATGGGGATGATCGTCATCACTGGCTTCGACCGTCAACTGGAAACCCTTCTCCTGTCCGCCAGTCCGGCGTGGCTAACCGCGCTGACAACATCGATATGA
- a CDS encoding molybdopterin-dependent oxidoreductase, whose protein sequence is MKLFKPSSWSVDHESLSIDVRRNLDMPSRRLFGKRIITLGGLAMLTGCSLSDDKSVETFLSRVSRMNDSVQGWLFDPSRLAPTYTEAQITRPFPFNAFYGIDDVPQVDGSDFRLKVSGLVQDRRDWTLADLYALPKAEQITRHICVEGWSAIGRWGGTPFSEFLKRVGADTSAKYIGFKCADDYYESIDMPTALHPQTLLTFTYDGQQLPAKYGYPMKLRMPTKLGYKNPKHIMEIFVTNTFPGGYWVDQGYNWFGGS, encoded by the coding sequence ATGAAGCTATTCAAACCTTCCTCCTGGAGCGTCGATCACGAGTCGCTCAGTATCGACGTGCGTCGTAACCTCGATATGCCGTCACGGCGACTGTTCGGCAAGCGCATTATCACGCTCGGCGGCCTTGCGATGCTGACCGGATGCAGCCTGTCGGACGACAAGTCGGTTGAGACGTTTTTATCGCGCGTGTCGAGAATGAACGATAGCGTGCAGGGCTGGCTGTTTGATCCGAGCCGTCTCGCGCCGACCTACACCGAAGCACAGATCACACGCCCGTTCCCGTTCAATGCGTTCTATGGCATCGACGATGTGCCGCAGGTCGATGGCAGCGATTTCCGCCTGAAAGTGAGCGGTCTCGTGCAGGACAGGCGGGACTGGACTCTTGCCGATCTTTACGCACTTCCGAAGGCCGAACAGATTACGCGGCATATCTGCGTCGAAGGGTGGAGCGCCATCGGCCGATGGGGCGGCACACCGTTCTCGGAATTTCTCAAGCGCGTCGGTGCGGACACATCGGCGAAATACATCGGCTTCAAATGCGCTGACGATTACTACGAAAGCATCGATATGCCAACGGCGCTTCATCCGCAGACGCTGTTGACCTTTACGTATGACGGTCAGCAATTGCCTGCAAAATACGGTTATCCGATGAAACTCAGAATGCCCACGAAACTCGGCTACAAGAATCCCAAGCACATCATGGAGATCTTCGTAACCAACACGTTTCCGGGCGGCTATTGGGTCGATCAAGGCTATAACTGGTTTGGTGGATCGTGA
- a CDS encoding cytochrome b/b6 domain-containing protein, translating into MNAILKPRASHDAARTIQPAWVRITHWLNALAAVLMMLSGWRIYDASPVFQNFMIPPGITLGGWLGGALQWHFAAMWLLFFNALFYLAMNLVTGRFMSKFFPLSPRAILHDLGEALKGRLSHADPSHYNAVQKFAYLFVMLDIAVLIVSGLAIWKSVQFPLLRELMGGYDRARVVHFCAMSLLAGFIVVHLTMVALVPRSLLTMIRGH; encoded by the coding sequence ATGAATGCAATCCTTAAGCCCCGTGCATCGCACGACGCGGCGCGCACGATTCAACCCGCGTGGGTACGGATCACGCACTGGCTCAACGCGCTGGCTGCGGTGCTAATGATGCTGTCGGGCTGGCGAATCTACGACGCGTCGCCGGTGTTTCAGAACTTTATGATTCCGCCCGGCATCACGCTCGGCGGCTGGCTTGGAGGTGCGCTGCAATGGCACTTCGCGGCGATGTGGCTGCTGTTCTTCAATGCCCTCTTCTATCTGGCCATGAACCTCGTCACCGGACGGTTCATGTCGAAGTTTTTCCCGCTTTCGCCTCGCGCGATCTTGCACGACCTCGGCGAAGCGCTGAAAGGTCGTTTGTCGCACGCGGACCCGAGCCATTACAACGCGGTGCAGAAGTTCGCGTACCTGTTCGTGATGCTCGACATCGCCGTCTTGATCGTATCCGGTCTCGCGATCTGGAAATCGGTGCAGTTTCCGTTGCTGCGCGAATTGATGGGCGGATATGACCGCGCGCGCGTCGTTCACTTCTGCGCGATGTCACTGCTGGCCGGTTTTATCGTCGTCCATCTGACAATGGTCGCTCTTGTGCCGCGTTCGCTGCTTACGATGATTCGTGGCCACTAG
- a CDS encoding pentapeptide MXKDX repeat protein — translation MKSIAIAAFAAALLVSGGSAFAQASGAMSNDSISKDAMSKDSMAKGSMSKDSMGKDAMAKDSMSKDGSTMKPDAMKKDDAMSK, via the coding sequence ATGAAAAGTATTGCAATCGCAGCATTCGCCGCAGCGTTGCTCGTCAGCGGTGGTTCGGCGTTCGCACAGGCGAGCGGCGCCATGTCCAATGATTCGATCTCGAAAGACGCGATGAGCAAAGACTCGATGGCCAAAGGTTCGATGTCCAAAGACTCAATGGGCAAGGACGCAATGGCCAAAGATTCGATGAGCAAGGACGGCAGCACGATGAAACCCGACGCGATGAAGAAAGACGACGCGATGAGCAAATAA
- a CDS encoding (2Fe-2S)-binding protein, translating to MTEQSAPIRIVDPTVGPKAEVPQAQSHTSATQPVTMPVELKINGKQYQLALDPRTTLLDALREHVLLTGTKKGCDHGQCGACTVHVNGRRVNACLCFAANHEGDEITTIEGIGNSQSLHAMQAAFVECDGYQCGYCTSGQIMSAVALLDEPVGPSNADVREAMSGNLCRCGAYQNIVAAIQIVRGKA from the coding sequence ATGACCGAGCAGTCCGCTCCCATCCGTATTGTCGACCCGACCGTTGGGCCGAAGGCCGAGGTCCCGCAGGCGCAAAGCCATACGAGTGCCACCCAGCCGGTGACCATGCCCGTTGAATTGAAGATAAACGGCAAGCAGTACCAGCTCGCGCTCGACCCGCGCACCACGCTGCTCGATGCGCTGCGCGAGCACGTGCTACTTACCGGCACGAAGAAAGGCTGCGACCACGGCCAGTGCGGTGCATGCACCGTGCACGTCAATGGGCGACGCGTGAACGCGTGCCTGTGTTTCGCGGCAAATCACGAAGGCGACGAGATTACGACGATCGAAGGCATCGGCAATTCGCAGTCGCTACATGCCATGCAGGCCGCGTTCGTCGAATGCGACGGCTATCAGTGCGGATATTGCACTTCGGGCCAGATCATGTCGGCGGTCGCGTTGCTCGATGAGCCCGTTGGCCCGAGCAATGCCGACGTACGCGAGGCCATGAGTGGCAATCTGTGCCGCTGCGGCGCCTACCAGAACATCGTCGCCGCGATCCAGATCGTGCGCGGCAAGGCCTGA
- a CDS encoding FAD binding domain-containing protein, whose translation MELFQLSRASNVEDAIRVGATSHTAQQGAEVRFLAGGTTLLDLMKLNVEKPGRVVDISRLPLGAIEATAAGGVEIGATVRNADLANHPLIRGAYPVLSQALLSGASAQLRNMATTGGNLLQRTRCVYFRDTAMPCNKRNPGSGCAAKTGFNRTQAILGVSDACIASNPSDMNVALMALEASVHIHGARGERSVPIDEFFLLPGDTPERETVLEPGDLITHVTLPPPAPGGRSLYLKLRDRASYEFALASAAVIVTVVDGKVSHARVALGGVGTKPWRSREAEAALTGAAPGAEAFQRAAADALADAQPQSENGFKVELAQRCLVHALTLVTTPA comes from the coding sequence ATGGAACTCTTTCAACTGTCCCGCGCCTCCAATGTCGAAGATGCCATCCGCGTTGGCGCGACCTCCCATACCGCACAACAGGGTGCCGAAGTGCGCTTCCTCGCGGGCGGCACGACGCTGCTCGACCTGATGAAGCTCAATGTCGAAAAGCCTGGCCGCGTGGTCGACATCAGCCGCCTCCCGCTGGGCGCCATCGAAGCGACGGCCGCTGGAGGCGTGGAGATTGGCGCAACCGTGCGCAATGCCGATCTCGCCAATCATCCGCTGATCCGTGGAGCCTATCCGGTGCTCTCCCAAGCGCTGCTTTCGGGTGCCTCCGCGCAGTTGCGCAACATGGCGACGACCGGCGGCAATCTCCTGCAGCGCACGCGCTGCGTCTATTTCCGCGATACGGCCATGCCGTGCAACAAGCGTAACCCCGGTTCGGGTTGCGCCGCGAAGACGGGCTTTAACCGTACACAGGCCATCCTCGGCGTGAGCGATGCTTGCATTGCGTCGAATCCATCGGATATGAACGTAGCGCTGATGGCTCTCGAGGCGTCCGTGCACATCCACGGTGCGCGCGGCGAACGCAGCGTGCCCATTGACGAGTTTTTTCTGCTGCCGGGCGATACCCCCGAACGCGAGACGGTGCTCGAACCCGGTGACCTGATCACCCACGTAACGCTGCCGCCGCCAGCGCCGGGCGGCCGTTCCTTGTACCTCAAGCTGCGCGACAGGGCGTCTTACGAGTTCGCGCTCGCCTCCGCCGCGGTAATTGTCACCGTCGTAGACGGGAAGGTAAGCCATGCGCGTGTGGCGCTGGGCGGCGTGGGCACGAAGCCATGGCGCTCACGAGAGGCGGAAGCCGCGCTCACAGGGGCCGCTCCGGGCGCGGAGGCGTTCCAGCGCGCCGCAGCCGATGCCCTCGCTGATGCGCAGCCGCAATCGGAGAACGGCTTCAAGGTCGAGCTTGCGCAACGCTGCCTCGTGCACGCGCTGACGCTCGTCACGACGCCGGCCTGA